A genomic window from Micromonospora ferruginea includes:
- the murD gene encoding UDP-N-acetylmuramoyl-L-alanine--D-glutamate ligase, giving the protein MRLSDLRGRHVAVWGAGREGRAAVIAIAAHGPAGLVAVDDSANFLSLPWEGPLAAAAPLVTGEEGFDRLAAADVVVRSPGVPNTHPWMVELRRRGVAVTQGSALWMADHADRTVGVTGSKGKSTTSSLISHLLTAMDRPNVFGGNIGVPLLDLPEAERYVLELSSYQCADLTDSPRVAVVTALFPEHLDAHGGEREYYRDKLNLIAHGPHTVVVNGADPRLAVELGDRAAVRAGSPDTTHVATGPDGTPWFHLRDAPLFPRAVLPLVGRHNEGNLCVALAVLDALGVDVVARRDSLAVAVAEFQGLAHRLTEIADPSGLTFVDDTLATSPYAAMHAIDAYEGRPLTVIVGGTDRGLDYAPLREHLAEREITVIGIPDSGARIVEALAGLAAVRTELADDLVAAVGLARKLTPAGGVVLLSPAAPSYGRFRNFEHRSEVFAQAVADTAR; this is encoded by the coding sequence GTGCGCCTGTCTGATCTGCGCGGACGTCATGTCGCCGTCTGGGGTGCCGGCCGTGAGGGTCGGGCCGCGGTGATCGCGATCGCCGCGCACGGCCCGGCCGGCCTGGTCGCCGTGGACGACAGCGCGAACTTCCTGAGCCTGCCCTGGGAGGGCCCGCTCGCGGCGGCGGCGCCGCTGGTCACCGGCGAGGAGGGCTTCGACCGGCTGGCCGCCGCCGACGTGGTGGTCCGCTCGCCCGGGGTGCCGAACACCCACCCGTGGATGGTGGAGCTGCGCCGTCGCGGGGTGGCGGTCACCCAGGGCAGCGCGCTCTGGATGGCCGACCACGCGGACCGGACCGTCGGGGTGACCGGAAGCAAGGGCAAGAGCACCACGTCCAGCCTGATCAGCCACCTGCTCACCGCGATGGACCGGCCGAACGTGTTCGGCGGCAACATCGGCGTGCCGCTGCTCGACCTGCCGGAGGCGGAGCGGTACGTGCTGGAGTTGTCCAGCTACCAGTGCGCCGACCTGACCGACTCGCCGCGGGTGGCGGTGGTGACCGCGCTGTTCCCGGAGCACCTGGACGCGCACGGCGGTGAGCGGGAGTACTACCGGGACAAGCTGAACCTGATCGCGCACGGCCCGCACACGGTGGTGGTCAACGGCGCCGACCCGAGGCTGGCGGTCGAGCTGGGTGACCGGGCCGCGGTGCGGGCCGGCTCGCCGGACACCACGCACGTGGCCACCGGCCCGGACGGTACGCCGTGGTTCCACCTGCGCGACGCGCCGCTCTTCCCGCGTGCCGTGCTGCCGCTGGTCGGCCGGCACAACGAGGGCAACCTGTGCGTCGCGCTGGCCGTGCTGGACGCGCTGGGCGTGGACGTGGTGGCGCGGCGGGACAGCCTGGCGGTGGCGGTGGCCGAGTTCCAGGGCCTGGCCCACCGGCTGACCGAGATCGCCGACCCGTCCGGGCTCACCTTCGTCGACGACACGCTGGCCACCAGCCCGTACGCGGCGATGCACGCGATCGACGCGTACGAGGGGCGGCCGTTGACGGTGATCGTCGGCGGCACCGACCGGGGCCTCGACTACGCGCCGCTGCGCGAGCACCTGGCCGAGCGGGAGATCACCGTGATCGGCATCCCGGACAGCGGCGCGCGCATCGTCGAGGCGCTCGCCGGGCTGGCGGCGGTGCGCACCGAGCTGGCCGACGACCTGGTCGCCGCCGTCGGGCTGGCCCGCAAGCTCACGCCGGCGGGCGGGGTGGTGCTGCTGTCCCCGGCCGCGCCGAGCTACGGCCGGTTCCGCAACTTCGAGCACCGCTCCGAGGTGTTCGCGCAGGCGGTCGCGGACACGGCCCGCTGA
- a CDS encoding SPFH domain-containing protein → MEFAAILLIAVAVIVVVTLAKAVRIVPQQRQDVVERLGRYKRTLSPGLNLLVPFVDAVRTKVDMREQVVSFPPQPVITSDNLVVSIDTVLYFKVVDSVRATYEISNFLQAIEQLTVTTLRNVIGSLDLERALTSREEINRHLSGVLDETTGRWGIKVTRVEIKAIEPPPSIRDSMEKQMRAERDRRAAILNAEGHKQSQILTAEGEKQAAVLRADGDRQARILQAEGQAKAIRTVFDAIHTANPSQKVLAYQYLQALPQIANGTANKVWIVPTELTKALEGMGGALGGLANMVGDQPSPEAARTAGEVEREAAEAAQAAAVAAQEIHDEVRVAEAQATGGNTAKGLPAPEPVSPETLLTDPADQRERG, encoded by the coding sequence ATGGAGTTTGCAGCGATCCTGTTGATCGCCGTGGCGGTGATCGTCGTGGTGACACTGGCCAAGGCGGTGCGGATCGTGCCGCAGCAGCGTCAGGACGTGGTGGAGCGGCTCGGTAGGTACAAGCGCACCCTGAGCCCCGGGCTCAACCTGCTGGTGCCCTTCGTCGACGCGGTGCGCACCAAGGTCGACATGCGCGAGCAGGTGGTCAGCTTCCCGCCGCAGCCGGTGATCACCTCCGACAACCTGGTCGTGTCGATCGACACCGTCCTCTACTTCAAGGTGGTCGACTCGGTCCGCGCCACCTACGAGATCTCGAACTTCCTCCAGGCGATCGAGCAGCTCACCGTCACCACGCTGCGGAACGTGATCGGCTCGCTGGACCTGGAGCGCGCGCTGACCAGCCGCGAGGAGATCAACCGGCACCTCTCCGGCGTGCTGGACGAGACCACCGGCCGCTGGGGCATCAAGGTGACCCGGGTGGAGATCAAGGCGATCGAGCCGCCGCCGAGCATCCGCGACTCGATGGAGAAGCAGATGCGCGCCGAGCGGGACCGCCGGGCCGCGATCCTCAACGCCGAGGGGCACAAGCAGTCGCAGATCCTCACCGCCGAGGGTGAGAAGCAGGCCGCGGTGCTGCGCGCCGACGGTGACCGGCAGGCCCGGATCCTCCAGGCCGAGGGTCAGGCGAAGGCGATCCGCACCGTCTTCGACGCGATCCACACCGCCAACCCGAGCCAGAAGGTGCTGGCCTACCAATACCTTCAGGCGCTGCCGCAGATCGCCAACGGCACCGCCAACAAGGTCTGGATCGTGCCGACCGAGCTCACCAAGGCCCTGGAGGGCATGGGCGGCGCGCTGGGCGGGCTGGCGAACATGGTCGGCGACCAGCCGTCGCCGGAGGCCGCCAGGACCGCCGGCGAGGTGGAGCGGGAGGCCGCCGAGGCGGCCCAGGCCGCGGCCGTCGCGGCCCAGGAGATCCACGACGAGGTACGCGTGGCGGAGGCGCAGGCCACCGGCGGCAACACGGCCAAGGGCCTGCCGGCCCCGGAGCCGGTGTCCCCGGAGACGCTGCTCACCGACCCGGCGGACCAGCGCGAGCGGGGCTGA
- a CDS encoding TrmH family RNA methyltransferase, producing the protein MPVHEITDPDDDRIADYRALTDVELRTRWEPPHGLFIAEGELVLRRALRAGYPARSYLVEAKRADQLADLDTGDAPVYAASAEVLQRATGFHVHRGVLASFHRRALPSAAEVLAAARRVVILEDVNNHTNLGAIFRAVAALGVDAVLLSPTCADPLYRRSVRVSMGEVFAVPYAKLESWPAGLAEVRAAGFTVLALTPAEDAVPIQRLTGEQRARAALLLGAEGAGLTRAAMAASDVRVVIPMRRGVDSLNVAAATAVACWELGRDDPLA; encoded by the coding sequence GTGCCCGTCCACGAGATCACCGACCCCGACGACGACCGGATCGCCGACTATCGCGCGCTCACCGACGTGGAGCTGCGTACCCGGTGGGAGCCCCCGCACGGGCTGTTCATCGCCGAGGGGGAGCTGGTGCTGCGGCGGGCGCTGCGGGCCGGCTACCCGGCCCGGTCGTACCTGGTGGAGGCGAAGCGGGCGGACCAGCTCGCCGACCTGGACACCGGCGACGCCCCGGTGTACGCGGCCAGCGCCGAGGTGCTCCAGCGGGCCACCGGTTTCCACGTGCACCGGGGCGTGCTGGCCTCGTTCCACCGCCGGGCGTTGCCGTCGGCTGCCGAGGTGCTGGCCGCCGCCCGGCGGGTGGTGATCCTGGAGGACGTCAACAACCACACCAACCTGGGCGCGATCTTCCGGGCCGTGGCGGCGCTCGGGGTGGATGCCGTCCTGCTGTCGCCGACCTGTGCCGACCCGCTCTACCGGCGCAGCGTCCGGGTCAGCATGGGCGAGGTGTTCGCGGTGCCGTACGCGAAGCTGGAGAGCTGGCCGGCGGGCCTGGCGGAGGTGCGGGCGGCGGGTTTCACGGTGCTCGCGTTGACGCCGGCGGAGGACGCGGTGCCGATCCAGCGGCTCACCGGCGAGCAGCGGGCGCGGGCGGCGCTGCTGCTGGGCGCGGAGGGTGCCGGGCTGACCCGGGCGGCGATGGCGGCCAGCGACGTGCGCGTGGTGATCCCGATGCGCCGGGGGGTGGACTCGCTGAACGTGGCCGCCGCGACGGCGGTGGCCTGCTGGGAACTGGGGCGCGACGATCCGCTTGCATGA
- a CDS encoding dihydrofolate reductase family protein: MSKVIYWVHQSVDGFIEGPKGEFDWPAMEAELSAYSLELTERAGAFVYGRRVWEMMASYWPDAGSTSDHPHNRAFAPIWRRTPKVVVSRTLTEADHGARVIGGEDLAAEWAALRAETDGDLLVTGGTGAATALAALGLVDEYQVVVHPVLLGGGKQVLPDVARHDLRLVGTRPFDGRAVLLRYERA; this comes from the coding sequence ATGAGCAAGGTCATCTACTGGGTGCACCAGTCGGTCGACGGTTTCATCGAGGGGCCGAAGGGCGAGTTCGACTGGCCGGCGATGGAGGCTGAGCTGTCCGCGTACTCCCTGGAGCTGACCGAGCGGGCCGGCGCGTTCGTCTACGGGCGGCGGGTGTGGGAGATGATGGCCTCCTACTGGCCGGACGCCGGGTCGACCTCCGACCACCCGCACAACCGGGCGTTCGCGCCGATCTGGCGGCGTACCCCGAAGGTGGTGGTCTCCCGCACGCTCACCGAGGCCGACCACGGCGCCCGGGTGATCGGCGGCGAAGACCTGGCGGCGGAGTGGGCCGCCCTGCGGGCGGAGACCGACGGCGACCTGCTGGTCACCGGCGGGACCGGCGCGGCGACGGCGCTGGCGGCGCTCGGGCTGGTCGACGAGTACCAGGTGGTGGTGCACCCGGTGCTGCTCGGCGGCGGGAAGCAGGTGCTGCCCGACGTCGCCCGCCACGACCTGCGGCTGGTCGGGACGCGTCCGTTCGACGGGCGCGCGGTGCTGCTGCGCTACGAGCGGGCGTGA
- a CDS encoding DUF6114 domain-containing protein — protein MSAGQHAAPAARPAGRWRRWRRARPLTAGVLVALGGAEMLVTLRAPLGVLLHVGPQGLAAYLVPAILVLCGVLLVATPQQRVFYALLSLLLGLVSWLTSNLGGFLVGMLLALVGGALAFAWTPHKHRAAPATPATSEPADDTAAPEPAALDAPPTHDTSPAGRD, from the coding sequence GTGAGCGCCGGACAACACGCGGCGCCGGCCGCCCGCCCCGCCGGGCGCTGGCGCCGCTGGCGGCGGGCCCGCCCCCTCACCGCCGGGGTGCTCGTCGCACTCGGCGGCGCCGAGATGCTGGTGACGCTGCGCGCGCCGCTCGGCGTGCTGCTGCACGTCGGGCCGCAGGGCCTCGCCGCCTACCTGGTCCCGGCGATCCTCGTGCTCTGCGGGGTGCTGCTGGTCGCCACCCCGCAGCAGCGGGTCTTCTACGCGCTGCTGTCGCTGCTGCTCGGGCTGGTCTCCTGGCTCACCTCGAACCTGGGCGGATTCCTGGTCGGCATGCTGCTCGCCCTGGTCGGCGGCGCGCTCGCGTTCGCCTGGACCCCGCACAAGCACCGGGCCGCACCCGCCACCCCGGCCACCAGCGAGCCGGCCGACGACACCGCGGCTCCGGAACCGGCGGCCCTCGACGCGCCGCCGACCCACGACACCTCACCTGCCGGCCGGGACTGA
- the argG gene encoding argininosuccinate synthase, protein MSKVLTSLPIGERVGIAFSGGLDTSVAVAWMRDKGAVPCAYTADIGQYDEPDIASVPGRALSYGAEVARLVDCRAALVEEGLAALTCGAFHIRSGGRAYFNTTPLGRAVTGTLLVRAMISDDVQIWGDGSTFKGNDIERFYRYGLLANPQLRIYKPWLDTAFVTELGGRTEMSQWLLDRDLPYRDSTEKAYSTDANIWGATHEAKTLEHLDTGIETVSPIMGVRFWDPTVEIPTEDVTVGFDQGRPVTINGKEFGSPVDLVLEANAIGGRHGLGMSDQIENRIIEAKSRGIYEAPGMALLHAAYERLVNAIHNEDTLANYHTEGRRLGRLMYEGRWLDPQALMLRESLQRWVGTAITGEVTLRLRRGEDYSILDTTGPAFSYHPDKLSMERTEDSAFGPSDRIGQLTMRNLDIADSRAKLEQYASLGMVGGTAPQRMVGAAQAASTGLIGAMPQGGAEAIASRGVPSAEDEWLDRAAMEFGVD, encoded by the coding sequence GTGTCCAAGGTTCTCACCTCCCTGCCCATCGGCGAACGCGTCGGCATCGCCTTCTCCGGCGGCCTCGACACCTCGGTCGCGGTCGCCTGGATGCGCGACAAGGGCGCCGTGCCCTGCGCCTACACCGCCGACATCGGCCAGTACGACGAGCCCGACATCGCCTCCGTGCCGGGCCGCGCGCTCAGCTACGGCGCCGAGGTGGCCCGGCTGGTCGACTGCCGCGCCGCCCTGGTCGAGGAGGGGCTGGCGGCGCTGACCTGCGGCGCCTTCCACATCCGTTCCGGCGGGCGGGCCTACTTCAACACCACGCCGCTGGGCCGGGCCGTCACCGGGACCCTGCTGGTCCGGGCGATGATCTCCGACGACGTCCAGATCTGGGGCGACGGCTCCACGTTCAAGGGCAACGACATCGAGCGGTTCTACCGCTACGGCCTGCTGGCCAACCCGCAGCTCCGCATCTACAAGCCGTGGCTGGACACCGCGTTCGTCACCGAGCTGGGCGGGCGCACGGAGATGTCCCAGTGGCTGCTCGACCGGGACCTGCCCTACCGGGACAGCACCGAGAAGGCCTACTCCACCGACGCCAACATCTGGGGCGCCACGCACGAGGCGAAGACGCTCGAACACCTGGACACCGGCATCGAGACGGTCAGCCCGATCATGGGCGTCCGGTTCTGGGACCCGACGGTCGAGATCCCCACCGAGGACGTCACCGTCGGCTTCGACCAGGGCCGGCCGGTGACCATCAACGGCAAGGAGTTCGGCAGCCCGGTCGACCTGGTGCTGGAGGCCAACGCCATCGGCGGCCGGCACGGCCTCGGCATGTCCGACCAGATCGAGAACCGGATCATCGAGGCCAAGAGCCGGGGCATCTACGAGGCACCGGGCATGGCGTTGCTGCACGCCGCGTACGAGCGGCTGGTCAACGCCATCCACAACGAGGACACCCTGGCGAACTACCACACCGAGGGCCGCCGCCTCGGCCGGCTGATGTACGAGGGACGCTGGCTCGACCCGCAGGCGCTGATGCTGCGCGAGTCGTTGCAGCGCTGGGTCGGCACCGCGATCACCGGCGAGGTGACGCTGCGGCTGCGCCGGGGCGAGGACTACTCGATCCTGGACACCACCGGGCCGGCGTTCAGCTACCACCCGGACAAGCTGTCCATGGAACGCACCGAGGACTCGGCGTTCGGCCCGTCCGACCGGATCGGCCAGCTCACCATGCGCAACCTGGACATCGCCGACTCGCGGGCCAAGCTGGAGCAGTACGCCTCGCTCGGCATGGTCGGCGGCACCGCCCCGCAGCGGATGGTCGGCGCCGCGCAGGCGGCCTCGACCGGGCTGATCGGCGCGATGCCCCAGGGCGGCGCGGAAGCCATCGCCTCCCGGGGCGTGCCCTCGGCCGAGGACGAGTGGCTCGACCGGGCCGCGATGGAGTTCGGCGTCGACTGA
- a CDS encoding NfeD family protein codes for MDAVFWIVLGVVLAVAEIFTTTLFLIMFGVGAFAAAGAAALGAPVALQAVIFAVVSALSLAVARPVIRRNARSALETGDQPFGVEAIEGATAVVLEPVDADRGMVKIDGELWTARSFDATRSYAAGERVQVIKVRGATALVWQDDISAPGELPEARG; via the coding sequence GTGGACGCCGTGTTCTGGATCGTTCTGGGTGTGGTATTGGCGGTCGCCGAGATCTTCACGACGACGCTGTTCCTGATCATGTTCGGCGTCGGGGCGTTCGCCGCCGCCGGCGCCGCGGCGCTCGGCGCGCCGGTCGCGCTCCAGGCGGTGATTTTCGCGGTGGTCTCGGCGCTGTCCCTGGCGGTGGCCCGGCCGGTGATCCGGCGCAACGCCCGCTCGGCGTTGGAGACCGGCGACCAGCCGTTCGGCGTGGAGGCGATCGAGGGGGCCACCGCGGTGGTCCTGGAGCCGGTGGACGCCGACCGCGGCATGGTCAAGATCGACGGTGAGCTGTGGACGGCCCGGTCGTTCGACGCGACGCGGAGCTACGCGGCGGGCGAGCGGGTGCAGGTGATAAAGGTCCGGGGCGCGACCGCCCTGGTCTGGCAGGACGACATTTCCGCCCCGGGCGAGCTGCCCGAAGCGAGAGGGTGA
- a CDS encoding thiamine pyrophosphate-requiring protein: MGADQSDDGALPRDATVADQIVARLAEWGVHRYYGYPGDGINGMTSALQRAAGRAEFIQVRHEETAGFAAGAHVKYGGGPLGCVVVTSGPGAIHALNGLYDAKLDHQPVVALLGHTALPAEGGGYYQEVDLLALYKDVASAFLVQLDDPSQTRHLVDRACRTALARRTVTALVLPADLQDEPAVPHPPHAHGYYHTSAAPSSPPAAPAAADVRRAADVLRGGERVAMLVGQGALGAEDEVRRIADRLGAGVATALLGFAAVDHRQPWVTGAIGLLGTRPSWQLMRECDRLLIVGSQMPYSEFYPAEGQARAVQIDLDGSRMGLRYPTEVNLTGDAGATLRALLDELGPGPAPTAWRATIADATGKWRAAQRDLAGQPADPVNPQSLFAALDDALPDDAMLAVDCGTATAWYARHLRVRPGMLASLSGTLLSMGGGMPYALAAKFAHPDRPVIALLGDGAMQMNGVNELITVAKYWREWADPRFAVLVLNNRELSFVSWEQRSGEGTPMFPDSQDLPDVAYHRWAEVLGLRGELVDAPEQVSGLWRRVLDADRPTVVNAVVDPAELMLPPHFTAEQARKTAAAVLRGDSDRAGIIRRGVPAALAAYRPRRRGR; encoded by the coding sequence ATGGGTGCGGACCAATCCGACGACGGCGCGCTGCCCCGCGACGCCACCGTCGCCGACCAGATCGTGGCCCGGCTCGCCGAGTGGGGCGTGCACCGCTACTACGGCTATCCCGGAGACGGGATCAACGGCATGACCTCGGCGCTGCAACGGGCCGCGGGGCGCGCCGAGTTCATCCAGGTCCGCCACGAGGAGACCGCCGGCTTCGCGGCCGGCGCGCACGTCAAGTACGGCGGCGGTCCGCTCGGCTGCGTGGTGGTGACCAGCGGCCCGGGCGCGATCCACGCGCTCAACGGCCTCTACGACGCCAAGCTCGACCACCAGCCGGTGGTGGCGCTGCTCGGGCACACCGCGCTGCCCGCCGAGGGCGGCGGCTACTACCAGGAGGTGGACCTGCTCGCGCTCTACAAGGACGTGGCGTCCGCGTTCCTGGTCCAGCTCGACGACCCGTCGCAGACCCGGCACCTGGTGGACCGGGCCTGCCGCACCGCGCTGGCCCGGCGTACCGTCACCGCCCTGGTCCTCCCCGCCGACCTGCAGGACGAACCGGCGGTGCCGCACCCGCCGCACGCCCACGGCTACTACCACACCAGCGCGGCCCCGAGCAGCCCGCCGGCCGCGCCGGCGGCGGCGGACGTCCGCCGGGCCGCGGACGTGCTGCGCGGCGGCGAGCGGGTGGCCATGCTGGTCGGGCAGGGCGCGCTCGGCGCCGAGGACGAGGTACGCCGGATCGCCGACCGGCTCGGCGCCGGGGTGGCCACCGCGCTGCTCGGCTTCGCCGCCGTCGACCACCGGCAGCCCTGGGTGACCGGCGCGATCGGCCTGCTCGGCACCCGCCCGAGCTGGCAGCTCATGCGCGAGTGCGACCGGCTGCTCATCGTCGGCAGCCAGATGCCCTACTCCGAGTTCTACCCGGCGGAGGGGCAGGCCCGGGCGGTGCAGATCGACCTGGACGGCAGCCGGATGGGGTTGCGCTACCCGACCGAGGTGAACCTGACCGGCGACGCCGGCGCGACGCTGCGGGCGCTCCTCGACGAGCTGGGCCCCGGCCCGGCCCCGACCGCCTGGCGGGCCACCATCGCCGACGCCACCGGCAAGTGGCGGGCCGCCCAACGCGACCTGGCCGGGCAGCCCGCCGACCCGGTCAACCCGCAGTCGCTGTTCGCCGCGCTCGACGACGCGCTGCCCGACGACGCCATGCTCGCCGTGGACTGCGGCACCGCCACCGCCTGGTACGCCCGGCACCTGCGGGTCCGCCCCGGCATGCTGGCCAGCCTGTCCGGCACGCTGCTGTCCATGGGCGGCGGCATGCCGTACGCGCTGGCGGCGAAGTTCGCCCACCCGGACCGCCCGGTGATCGCGCTCCTCGGCGACGGGGCGATGCAGATGAACGGCGTCAACGAGCTGATCACGGTGGCGAAGTACTGGCGGGAGTGGGCCGACCCCCGGTTCGCGGTGCTGGTGCTCAACAACCGGGAGCTGTCGTTCGTGAGCTGGGAGCAGCGTTCCGGCGAGGGCACGCCGATGTTCCCGGACAGCCAGGACCTGCCGGACGTCGCGTACCACAGGTGGGCGGAGGTGCTGGGGCTGCGCGGCGAGCTGGTCGACGCTCCCGAGCAGGTGTCCGGCCTGTGGCGGCGGGTGCTCGACGCGGACCGGCCGACCGTGGTCAACGCCGTGGTCGACCCGGCCGAGCTGATGCTGCCGCCGCACTTCACCGCCGAGCAGGCTCGCAAGACGGCCGCCGCGGTGCTGCGCGGGGACAGCGACCGGGCCGGCATCATCCGGCGAGGCGTGCCGGCCGCGCTCGCCGCGTACCGGCCCCGCCGCCGCGGTCGCTGA
- a CDS encoding transglycosylase domain-containing protein has product MPSPRSPLSRLFTVLLAGLLAGLVLALAALPTGLLGGFVAKASLGAYEELPDALRTPAQPQRSYLYANDGKTLITTFYDVNRTDVPLAEIAPVMRQAIISAEDRRFYSHGGADLRGIARALVANVKGGGTEQGGSTLTMQYVRNVLKTDPTRTAEERQAATEQTVGRKLQEIRYANALERSLSKDEILNRYLNIAYFGSGAYGVAAAAQRYFGTTPADLTLGQAALLAGLVQSPDEYSPIDGDKEQALARRGYVLDAMAETGAITAPQAAAAKAEPLTLRPTAQPNGCTATAQGHDDWGFFCDYLRQWWLTQPAFGNTAEEREQALRRGGYRVVTTLDAKVQQTAQAQATKVYGYDDKRALPIAAVEPGTGRVLAMAVNRHYGLADNPAGQANHPNTVNPLISGGPSVDGYQAGSTFKMFTMLAALEAGKPLATGFDAPAKLPTRYASDAEGNCDGTWCPGNANPEWMDGYRMMWDGFGRSVNTYFVWLAEQVGEDKVVQMAQRLGITFRADSDAAFARDNAANWGAFTLGVAATTPLDLANAYATVAAEGTYCSPLPVVSVTSPDGGKVDVGQPNCKRVLEPDVARAATDAARCPVGQQSAYGQCNGGTATGVNGIVDRPVAGKTGSSEQNATETFVGYTPQVAVAGIAANPDDSTDLVGSAVQAKVIDAVARTIRTAVAGKPVRDFTAPSRELAGTPQRPQPRPQPQPQPREDNRNLPADLLRWLQNRG; this is encoded by the coding sequence ATGCCGTCTCCCCGGTCGCCGTTGTCGCGCCTGTTCACCGTGCTGCTCGCGGGCCTGCTCGCCGGGCTCGTCCTCGCGCTCGCCGCGCTCCCGACGGGCCTGCTCGGCGGGTTCGTCGCCAAGGCCAGCCTCGGCGCCTACGAGGAGCTGCCCGACGCGCTGCGCACCCCGGCGCAGCCGCAGCGCTCCTACCTCTACGCCAACGACGGCAAGACGCTGATCACCACGTTCTACGACGTGAACCGCACCGACGTGCCGCTGGCCGAGATCGCGCCGGTGATGCGCCAGGCGATCATCAGCGCCGAGGACCGGCGGTTCTACTCGCACGGCGGCGCCGACCTGCGCGGCATCGCCCGTGCGCTGGTGGCCAACGTCAAGGGCGGCGGCACCGAGCAGGGCGGCTCCACGCTGACCATGCAGTACGTCCGCAACGTGCTCAAGACCGACCCGACCCGCACCGCCGAGGAGCGGCAGGCCGCCACCGAGCAGACCGTCGGGCGCAAGCTCCAGGAGATCCGGTACGCGAACGCGCTGGAGCGGTCGCTGTCCAAGGACGAGATCCTCAACCGCTACCTGAACATCGCGTACTTCGGCTCCGGCGCGTACGGGGTGGCCGCCGCCGCCCAGCGCTACTTCGGCACGACGCCTGCCGACCTGACCCTCGGCCAGGCGGCGCTGCTCGCCGGCCTGGTCCAGTCGCCCGACGAGTACAGCCCGATCGACGGTGACAAGGAGCAGGCACTCGCCCGCCGCGGGTACGTGCTCGACGCGATGGCCGAGACCGGCGCGATCACCGCCCCGCAGGCCGCGGCGGCGAAGGCCGAGCCGCTCACGCTGCGTCCGACCGCGCAGCCCAACGGCTGCACCGCGACCGCGCAGGGCCACGACGACTGGGGCTTCTTCTGCGACTACCTGCGCCAGTGGTGGCTCACCCAGCCGGCCTTCGGCAACACCGCCGAGGAGCGCGAGCAGGCGCTGCGCCGGGGCGGCTACCGGGTGGTCACCACGCTCGACGCGAAGGTCCAGCAGACCGCGCAGGCGCAGGCCACCAAGGTCTACGGGTACGACGACAAGCGCGCCCTGCCGATCGCGGCGGTCGAGCCCGGCACCGGCCGGGTGCTCGCCATGGCGGTAAACCGGCACTACGGCCTGGCCGACAACCCGGCCGGGCAGGCCAACCACCCGAACACGGTGAACCCGCTGATCTCCGGCGGCCCGAGCGTCGACGGCTACCAGGCCGGCTCCACGTTCAAGATGTTCACCATGCTGGCCGCGCTGGAGGCCGGTAAGCCGCTCGCCACCGGCTTCGACGCGCCGGCCAAGCTGCCCACCCGCTACGCCTCGGACGCCGAGGGCAACTGCGACGGCACGTGGTGCCCGGGCAACGCCAACCCGGAGTGGATGGACGGCTACCGGATGATGTGGGACGGCTTCGGCCGCTCCGTGAACACCTACTTCGTCTGGCTGGCCGAGCAGGTCGGCGAGGACAAGGTGGTCCAGATGGCGCAACGCCTGGGCATCACGTTCCGGGCCGACTCGGACGCCGCGTTCGCCCGCGACAACGCCGCGAACTGGGGCGCGTTCACGCTCGGCGTGGCCGCCACCACCCCGCTCGACCTGGCCAACGCGTACGCGACGGTGGCGGCCGAGGGCACCTACTGCTCGCCGCTGCCGGTGGTCTCGGTGACCTCGCCGGACGGCGGGAAGGTCGACGTGGGGCAGCCGAACTGCAAGCGGGTGCTGGAGCCGGACGTGGCCCGGGCGGCCACCGACGCGGCCCGCTGCCCGGTGGGTCAGCAGTCGGCGTACGGGCAGTGCAACGGCGGCACCGCCACCGGCGTCAACGGGATCGTCGACCGACCGGTGGCCGGCAAGACGGGCAGCTCGGAGCAGAACGCCACCGAGACGTTCGTCGGGTACACCCCGCAGGTGGCGGTCGCCGGCATCGCCGCGAACCCGGACGACTCGACCGACCTGGTCGGCTCCGCCGTGCAGGCGAAGGTGATCGACGCGGTGGCCCGGACGATCCGGACGGCGGTGGCCGGCAAGCCGGTGCGGGACTTCACCGCGCCCAGCCGCGAGCTGGCCGGCACCCCGCAGCGCCCCCAGCCCCGCCCGCAACCCCAGCCCCAGCCCCGTGAGGACAACCGCAACCTCCCCGCCGACCTGCTCCGCTGGCTCCAGAACCGCGGCTAG